Proteins found in one Maridesulfovibrio sp. genomic segment:
- a CDS encoding inactive transglutaminase family protein yields the protein MNSIQLKILVVLLFAVGLGIFSYKAFILGFPLTAEEQTEIWNVEAHVSFEAVNKPVKATLQTLNRLPNYTVTDEYYIGDDYGLLHALQSANGNMLQKKNAENIVAIWSRRSAKNKQDLFYSARLRPKHTNKEESWVHPTEIPKLTDPHFTEAEQVAANSLITEVGSESADIETFVPQLMKRLMHPNANPDAAYLLRDNKKTLGAVNMAVRLLHFSGIPAQSVHGITLTTSTNSKIKHWLELYHNEKWHMFDVTKGSFGTPVNFVTWWRGNGSLATVSGGKNLSVTLSVVPATVSALGNVVDRLTITAPAILDFSLFTLPVQAQATYRVILLIPIGVLLLVFLRNVIGVTTFGTFMPVLIALSFRETQLLWGLCLFSIVIILGLAVRLYLEHLKLLLVPRLACVLIVVVLLMAGISIVSFKLGFPRGVSVSLFPMVILSMTIERISVMWDELGAGKAIQQCIGSMAVAVLAYIAMSNLFIEHLIFVFPELFLVLLGLTLMIGRYTGYRLLDLIRFRTFLKES from the coding sequence ATGAATTCCATACAGCTAAAAATACTGGTCGTCCTGCTTTTTGCCGTAGGACTAGGCATATTCAGCTACAAAGCCTTTATTCTCGGTTTTCCCCTTACTGCCGAAGAACAAACCGAAATATGGAACGTGGAAGCCCATGTTTCATTTGAAGCCGTGAACAAACCGGTCAAGGCAACTTTGCAAACCTTGAACAGACTTCCAAATTACACAGTGACCGATGAATATTATATCGGGGACGATTACGGTTTGCTGCATGCATTGCAATCAGCGAATGGAAACATGCTGCAGAAAAAAAATGCAGAAAATATCGTTGCAATCTGGTCCAGACGTTCCGCTAAAAATAAACAGGATCTTTTCTATTCCGCGCGCTTAAGACCAAAGCATACAAACAAAGAAGAAAGCTGGGTCCACCCCACGGAAATCCCCAAGCTGACTGATCCGCACTTCACCGAAGCGGAACAGGTGGCTGCAAATTCACTGATCACCGAGGTAGGCAGTGAATCCGCAGACATAGAAACTTTCGTACCGCAGCTGATGAAAAGGCTGATGCATCCTAACGCCAACCCGGACGCAGCCTACCTACTCCGTGATAATAAAAAAACATTAGGCGCTGTAAATATGGCGGTTCGTTTGCTGCACTTTTCAGGAATCCCGGCTCAGTCGGTACACGGAATAACTCTTACCACGTCCACCAATTCAAAAATTAAGCATTGGCTGGAGCTCTATCATAACGAGAAATGGCACATGTTTGATGTGACCAAAGGGAGCTTCGGTACCCCGGTTAATTTCGTAACATGGTGGCGCGGAAACGGATCTCTGGCTACAGTCAGCGGCGGCAAAAACCTGAGTGTAACCCTTTCCGTTGTCCCGGCAACTGTCAGCGCTTTGGGAAATGTGGTGGACCGTCTAACGATTACCGCACCGGCAATATTGGATTTTTCTCTCTTTACCCTACCCGTACAGGCACAGGCAACTTACCGGGTTATCCTGCTGATCCCTATCGGCGTTCTATTGCTGGTTTTCCTGCGTAATGTAATCGGGGTTACCACTTTCGGTACGTTCATGCCGGTACTTATTGCCCTGTCCTTTCGGGAGACACAGCTCCTCTGGGGTCTGTGCCTATTTTCCATCGTCATCATTCTCGGGCTTGCCGTACGGTTATATCTTGAACACCTGAAACTGCTGCTGGTCCCCCGGCTGGCCTGCGTGTTAATCGTGGTAGTACTGCTGATGGCCGGAATCAGCATCGTCAGTTTTAAGCTGGGTTTTCCACGCGGTGTCTCCGTCAGTCTATTCCCCATGGTCATTCTGAGCATGACCATTGAGCGAATCTCGGTTATGTGGGACGAACTGGGGGCCGGTAAAGCCATCCAGCAATGCATCGGGTCCATGGCTGTGGCCGTGCTGGCTTATATCGCCATGAGCAACCTGTTCATTGAACACCTCATTTTCGTATTCCCGGAACTTTTTCTCGTGCTGCTGGGCCTGACCCTCATGATCGGGCGTTATACCGGCTACCGGCTGCTGGATCTGATCCGCTTCCGGACATTCCTCAAGGAGAGCTGA
- a CDS encoding RimK/LysX family protein, protein MSLNMPLISLLFFLIFSPACVASAQPKAGEDAQDKQHIVAGYIENVSIKIWDREKPVIMKAKLDTGADSSSLHATDIVIHKNKKKVSFTLTDQDDKTQRITCPYARIVRIKKRPSGYQRRPVIPVQLQIGPKKFEAFVNLTDRSNFSYKMLIGRKELRHGLLIDSAHHHLLSLPEGK, encoded by the coding sequence ATGTCCTTGAATATGCCATTAATATCACTACTTTTTTTTCTCATTTTCAGTCCTGCTTGTGTTGCCTCTGCCCAGCCCAAAGCTGGTGAGGATGCACAGGATAAACAGCATATTGTCGCCGGTTACATCGAAAATGTATCCATCAAAATCTGGGACCGTGAAAAACCGGTAATAATGAAAGCAAAACTCGATACCGGGGCGGATAGCTCATCGCTTCACGCCACCGACATTGTAATACATAAGAATAAAAAAAAGGTTTCATTCACACTCACCGATCAGGATGATAAAACCCAGCGCATAACCTGCCCCTATGCCCGGATAGTCCGCATAAAAAAACGCCCTTCCGGTTATCAGCGCAGGCCGGTCATCCCAGTACAACTCCAGATCGGACCCAAAAAATTCGAGGCTTTTGTAAACCTTACCGACCGAAGCAATTTTTCATACAAAATGCTCATCGGCAGGAAAGAATTACGCCACGGCCTGCTTATCGATTCCGCACACCATCACCTGCTCAGCCTTCCGGAAGGCAAGTAA
- the lipA gene encoding lipoyl synthase produces the protein MSSEKNSEKYLRIPSWLRVKLPTGRTFNETGKMLEDLNLNTVCQSAKCPNCWDCFSRKVATFLIMGNNCTRNCAFCNIAPGRIDPLDADEPRRVSEAVKRLELKYAVITSVTRDDLPDGGAAHFAETIERIRAELPECKVEVLIPDFRGNLEALKTVIAAKPDVINHNVETPRELYSEVRPQADYKQSLELIERVKQLSDIPAKSGLMVGLGETDEQVYQVIDDLAAINCDIITIGQYMRPSKEHPAVKRYVEPSVFDEYAEYGKKLGVPHMFCAPLVRSSFNAAEAFDKL, from the coding sequence ATGTCTTCAGAGAAGAATTCGGAAAAGTATTTACGGATTCCGTCGTGGCTGCGGGTTAAGCTCCCCACCGGAAGGACTTTCAACGAGACCGGCAAAATGCTGGAAGACCTTAATTTAAATACGGTCTGCCAGAGTGCCAAATGCCCCAACTGCTGGGATTGCTTCTCGCGCAAGGTGGCCACTTTCCTGATCATGGGCAATAACTGCACCCGCAACTGCGCCTTCTGCAACATCGCCCCCGGCCGGATTGATCCCCTTGATGCGGACGAACCGCGCCGCGTATCCGAAGCTGTAAAACGTCTGGAACTGAAATATGCGGTTATCACGTCAGTGACCCGTGATGATCTGCCGGACGGCGGCGCTGCCCATTTCGCCGAGACAATCGAGCGCATCCGTGCCGAACTTCCTGAATGCAAGGTAGAAGTGCTTATTCCCGATTTCAGGGGTAATCTCGAAGCGCTGAAAACAGTAATCGCCGCAAAGCCGGACGTGATCAATCACAATGTGGAGACACCGCGCGAACTTTACTCGGAAGTGCGCCCACAAGCCGACTACAAGCAGAGCCTTGAGCTCATTGAGCGGGTAAAACAGCTCAGCGACATCCCTGCCAAATCGGGACTCATGGTCGGACTGGGCGAGACTGACGAACAGGTCTATCAGGTAATCGACGACCTCGCGGCCATTAATTGCGACATCATTACTATCGGTCAGTATATGCGCCCGTCCAAGGAACACCCGGCGGTGAAACGCTATGTGGAGCCGTCAGTTTTTGATGAATACGCCGAATACGGCAAAAAACTGGGTGTGCCGCATATGTTCTGCGCACCGCTTGTACGCTCCAGTTTCAATGCTGCCGAAGCTTTTGATAAGCTTTAA
- the lipB gene encoding lipoyl(octanoyl) transferase LipB, with protein sequence MEFIDLGLITHQEAEKVQLQRLQQVMDGKAGDALFLLEHPPVVTLGRQGGLENLLVSEEALRQMGAEVVQTARGGNITCHYPGQLVVYPVMHIEKRRGGIKKFFHDMEETAIRTAARFGVEAQRSEGRPGVWVGPGKLCSIGIGVKKWITYHGLSFNVSSDMKLFDAITLCGLHGAHPTSLSREAGKEISTEEVKNVFREEFGKVFTDSVVAAG encoded by the coding sequence ATGGAATTTATAGATCTGGGTCTGATTACCCATCAGGAAGCTGAAAAAGTCCAATTGCAAAGATTGCAGCAGGTCATGGACGGCAAGGCCGGTGATGCCCTGTTCCTCCTTGAACATCCGCCTGTGGTCACACTCGGGCGTCAGGGCGGGCTGGAAAACCTGCTCGTCAGCGAGGAAGCCCTCAGGCAGATGGGGGCCGAAGTTGTCCAGACTGCCCGCGGCGGAAACATCACCTGCCATTATCCCGGTCAGTTGGTGGTTTACCCGGTTATGCACATCGAAAAACGACGGGGCGGCATCAAAAAGTTCTTTCATGATATGGAAGAGACTGCCATCCGCACGGCCGCCCGTTTCGGTGTGGAGGCGCAAAGAAGCGAAGGAAGGCCCGGAGTCTGGGTCGGCCCCGGCAAGCTCTGCTCCATCGGAATCGGGGTAAAAAAATGGATCACTTACCACGGTTTGTCATTCAACGTTTCCAGTGACATGAAACTTTTCGACGCCATCACCCTTTGCGGACTGCACGGTGCGCATCCCACTTCCCTTTCGCGGGAGGCCGGTAAAGAAATTTCTACAGAGGAAGTAAAAAATGTCTTCAGAGAAGAATTCGGAAAAGTATTTACGGATTCCGTCGTGGCTGCGGGTTAA
- a CDS encoding small ribosomal subunit Rsm22 family protein — protein MSIKVSSLFPLPTTEATKKLDSYIKILQKTAPLKSKHSDELPYAIRDLSRDLTGERSGLSNDYMGDPRSLNAYLRYFLPWNLYRLSRLFQGLDINLPDNGIVVDLGAGPLTVAQALWIARPDLREKKLTFINVDRTPKPMREGNKLFQALAGENSPWRMVNVKGGSTSKIREKAHLLVTANMVNEASAGVRIPLPIWAEKFCLSMVHKLAPEGRILIIEPGIRRSGRVLSVIRQQFVEAGFPILGPCTHEEECPMNGEHGKAWCHFNFDSEHAPAWLQKLSAQCRFEKDNVSLSFLYVGLRKEEVESPREGEMLIRAISESFRLDEGGFGQYGCAAQGQILLSAQGGAKTLYPGGLIGMPIPEEEKRDEKSGALVVPLPIRENDKRKDKVNPKK, from the coding sequence ATGTCTATTAAAGTAAGTTCACTTTTCCCCCTGCCGACTACGGAAGCAACCAAGAAATTGGATAGCTACATAAAAATTTTACAAAAAACAGCTCCGCTAAAAAGCAAACACAGCGATGAGCTGCCCTACGCCATCCGCGACCTTTCCCGCGATCTGACCGGTGAGCGATCCGGTCTGTCCAATGATTACATGGGCGACCCGCGCAGCCTGAACGCCTATCTGCGCTATTTTCTGCCTTGGAACCTGTATCGCCTTTCCCGGCTCTTTCAGGGTCTGGATATCAATCTGCCCGACAACGGTATCGTTGTGGATCTCGGGGCAGGACCGCTGACCGTGGCACAGGCTCTGTGGATCGCAAGACCTGATCTACGCGAGAAAAAGCTGACCTTCATCAACGTTGACCGCACCCCTAAACCGATGCGCGAAGGCAACAAGCTCTTCCAGGCACTGGCCGGAGAAAACTCCCCATGGCGCATGGTCAACGTCAAAGGCGGCTCCACGTCCAAAATCAGAGAAAAAGCGCACCTGCTGGTCACTGCCAATATGGTTAACGAAGCCTCAGCCGGCGTGCGTATTCCTCTTCCCATCTGGGCGGAAAAATTCTGTCTATCCATGGTGCATAAGCTGGCCCCGGAAGGACGCATCCTGATTATCGAACCGGGCATCCGCCGTTCAGGACGGGTACTTTCCGTGATCCGTCAGCAATTTGTGGAAGCAGGCTTTCCCATACTCGGCCCCTGCACCCACGAAGAAGAATGTCCCATGAACGGAGAGCACGGCAAGGCATGGTGTCATTTCAATTTCGACTCCGAACATGCTCCTGCATGGCTGCAAAAACTTTCAGCCCAGTGCCGCTTTGAAAAAGATAACGTCAGTCTGAGCTTTCTCTACGTCGGCCTGCGCAAAGAAGAAGTTGAAAGTCCCCGCGAGGGCGAAATGCTCATCCGTGCCATCTCGGAATCCTTCAGACTTGATGAAGGCGGGTTCGGGCAGTATGGTTGCGCGGCTCAGGGACAGATTCTGCTTTCCGCGCAAGGCGGCGCAAAAACCTTGTATCCCGGAGGACTTATCGGTATGCCCATTCCTGAAGAGGAAAAACGGGATGAAAAGTCCGGCGCGCTGGTAGTTCCGCTGCCCATACGCGAAAACGACAAACGCAAAGATAAAGTTAATCCCAAAAAATAA
- a CDS encoding ASKHA domain-containing protein, with protein sequence METSLTVRCHDGKTMVCPPAEGLNMAQILFLNGAFQGVPLCSGMGRCGLCRVRFESNPPEPRKEELHKLSASEIESGWRLSCLHPSTPATIFLPEPERVVPRVSDRFSAKLPGTLALAVDLGTTGLHWAFTFEGKILKSGQELNPQIGLGSEVMSRLAFAAKPDQRRILSQLVTDRLQSIIAETAPVSKMVISGNPSMTSILAQDDIKGLSSAPYSLPSNGGETVKLDANLPEAYIPPHLAPFVGADISAGIVALNFSDHAAQPPYLFADLGTNGEFVLCLSEGEYIVCSVPMGPALEGVGMSNGRTAGPGAVSAFNLNPLGLSPSVIKTDDQEQPRKPGITGTGYLSLCSLLLKSGVLTREGRFGPGNTPFAAKLADKLTEINGTPVLDLGFEGLTLPAPDVEEILKVKAAFNLAMSALLHQAGLAPSDLKELILGGAMGRHVNINDLVTTGFLPAESAAITRAAGNTSLKGSIILTHNQEARDFAAGLPVRSTILELAGSNDFGQKYLERMIFKYVY encoded by the coding sequence ATGGAAACTTCCCTAACAGTGCGCTGCCATGACGGCAAAACCATGGTTTGCCCTCCCGCGGAAGGGCTGAACATGGCCCAAATACTTTTCCTGAACGGAGCATTCCAAGGTGTGCCGCTCTGTTCCGGAATGGGTCGCTGCGGGCTGTGCAGAGTCCGCTTTGAATCCAATCCCCCTGAGCCGCGTAAAGAGGAATTGCACAAATTATCCGCCTCTGAGATTGAATCCGGCTGGCGGCTTTCATGTCTGCATCCGAGCACCCCGGCAACTATTTTCCTGCCTGAACCGGAACGGGTGGTTCCCCGTGTTTCGGACAGATTTTCTGCAAAGCTTCCCGGCACATTAGCTCTTGCAGTGGATCTCGGCACCACAGGATTGCACTGGGCCTTCACCTTTGAAGGAAAAATCTTAAAATCCGGACAGGAACTTAATCCACAGATCGGGTTGGGAAGTGAAGTTATGTCCCGTCTGGCTTTTGCGGCAAAGCCAGATCAACGCAGGATCCTTTCGCAACTGGTTACCGACAGGCTGCAATCTATCATCGCTGAAACTGCGCCGGTCAGCAAAATGGTGATCTCCGGCAACCCGTCCATGACCTCAATTCTCGCACAGGACGATATAAAAGGGCTAAGCAGCGCTCCCTACTCCCTGCCCAGCAATGGAGGCGAAACGGTAAAACTTGACGCAAACCTTCCCGAAGCGTACATCCCGCCACATCTGGCCCCGTTCGTCGGTGCGGATATATCCGCCGGGATTGTGGCCTTGAATTTTTCCGATCACGCTGCGCAGCCTCCGTACCTCTTTGCCGATCTCGGAACCAACGGTGAATTTGTACTCTGCCTTTCCGAGGGTGAATACATTGTCTGCTCAGTTCCTATGGGACCGGCCCTTGAGGGGGTAGGCATGAGCAATGGTAGAACAGCCGGACCGGGAGCGGTTTCAGCATTTAATTTAAATCCACTGGGCCTATCGCCATCGGTCATTAAAACGGATGATCAGGAGCAGCCCCGCAAACCGGGAATAACCGGAACAGGCTACCTATCGCTCTGTTCCCTGCTGCTGAAATCAGGAGTGCTGACCCGCGAAGGACGATTCGGTCCGGGCAACACCCCCTTCGCAGCGAAACTTGCCGACAAGCTGACGGAAATAAACGGGACTCCGGTCCTTGATCTGGGATTTGAAGGACTGACCCTTCCGGCCCCGGATGTGGAAGAAATTTTAAAAGTAAAAGCAGCCTTCAACCTCGCCATGTCCGCCCTGCTGCATCAAGCCGGGTTAGCGCCTTCCGACCTCAAAGAACTGATCCTCGGCGGCGCCATGGGCCGGCACGTAAACATAAATGATCTGGTCACCACCGGATTTCTCCCTGCGGAAAGCGCTGCGATCACCCGCGCCGCAGGTAATACGTCCCTGAAGGGATCGATAATTTTAACGCACAATCAAGAAGCAAGAGATTTCGCCGCAGGACTGCCCGTACGTTCCACAATTCTGGAACTGGCCGGAAGCAACGATTTCGGACAGAAATACCTTGAGAGGATGATTTTCAAATATGTCTATTAA
- a CDS encoding sirohydrochlorin cobaltochelatase, producing the protein MKKAILFAAHGSNNRASGSAIGNMLKMTKKAYPEIPVFSAFTSGHVLKKLREQGQELPSVKQNLENLSEKGFTHVVVQSLHVIPGTEFTNISRLLSRVEKGEIKFEKAVVGEPLLTNDQEIDEISDIILNLLEERVAQNEALILVAHGSKYSDSGNSLYDKFKEVLESKDKNAYLGKLNSDESIIKISDKIVESGIKKAYLMPLLFGAGNHVKKDMAGDHEGSWKNIVASRGIEAIPVAHGIGEFDTLARRWMAKLEKAMNELDA; encoded by the coding sequence ATGAAAAAAGCCATCCTTTTCGCGGCACACGGATCAAATAACAGAGCATCCGGTTCGGCTATCGGAAATATGTTGAAGATGACCAAAAAGGCCTACCCGGAGATTCCTGTCTTCAGCGCTTTCACTTCCGGCCATGTACTTAAAAAACTCCGCGAACAGGGACAGGAACTTCCCAGTGTAAAACAGAATCTTGAAAATCTTTCTGAGAAAGGCTTCACTCATGTGGTTGTTCAGTCCCTGCATGTAATCCCCGGCACCGAATTCACAAACATCAGCAGACTGCTTAGCCGGGTCGAAAAAGGTGAGATAAAATTTGAAAAGGCTGTAGTTGGCGAACCGCTGCTGACCAATGATCAGGAAATCGATGAGATTTCCGACATCATCCTCAATCTGCTGGAAGAACGTGTTGCGCAAAATGAAGCCCTGATTCTGGTTGCGCACGGCTCAAAATATTCTGACAGCGGCAACTCCCTTTACGACAAATTCAAGGAAGTGCTGGAATCAAAGGACAAAAACGCTTATCTGGGAAAACTTAATTCTGACGAGAGCATTATAAAAATCAGCGACAAGATCGTTGAATCAGGAATAAAAAAAGCTTATCTCATGCCCCTGCTCTTCGGAGCCGGTAATCATGTAAAAAAAGACATGGCCGGAGATCATGAAGGATCATGGAAAAACATAGTCGCTTCGCGTGGAATTGAAGCTATTCCTGTTGCTCATGGAATTGGTGAATTTGATACCCTTGCCCGCCGCTGGATGGCCAAGCTGGAAAAAGCTATGAACGAGCTTGATGCATAG
- a CDS encoding chemotaxis protein CheW, with product MKDSISSCIGQLQESITALEHGSGDINDILKATGLDNAQFRSAQIITLMDMLTDGITPITSDLITSLLEIAEAQKKFFYCIGGLLDDGAAPIDSRKKTEPACDAQSSEQLAAGPDKYEQEMMAEMLAMTGESPDETDGWEKVDESTQDPSVKAETAGQSAEIKDTPAPEAEPAAAAKHIPSEEKKTKVQPAPAKKKDAQAISSIRVSTQQLDSLIELVGKLMVTYAVIAQTNSDNISKIYSSLSELDKVIRNLQSEVDEIRLVPLKQIFMPMHRLVKSTSQKLNKRIKFTIAGEELALDKTIVECLNEPLVHLLRNALDHGIESTEDRQMCGKDEIGNVQLNAYRKGEFAYVEITDDGKGLDADILLSKALERGIADPEKNYSNEEIYEFILRSGFSTASAVTDISGRGVGMDAVVAAIQNTLDGKISISSELGQGSTFTIAIPLSRSVNEGIVDALVTTVGPETFIFPSREILEVYEPVENEFTDLPDGRETVCVRGKVRPLIRMYKVFDLPAPTEDVIPKVILVKLGETVAAILVDEVLRQQKAVVTGFTLPVNSIYKLPILGFGMMGEHDALVVDTETLIASHMENPEY from the coding sequence ATGAAAGACAGTATTTCCAGCTGCATAGGCCAGCTTCAAGAATCAATCACCGCCCTTGAACACGGCAGCGGTGATATTAATGATATTTTGAAAGCCACCGGCCTTGATAACGCCCAGTTCAGATCTGCACAAATCATAACCCTCATGGATATGCTGACCGACGGCATCACTCCAATTACATCGGATCTGATAACCTCCCTACTGGAAATAGCTGAAGCCCAAAAAAAATTTTTCTATTGTATCGGCGGCCTGCTGGACGACGGAGCAGCTCCGATAGATTCAAGGAAAAAAACCGAACCGGCATGTGACGCACAGTCCAGTGAACAGCTCGCTGCCGGACCGGATAAATATGAACAGGAAATGATGGCCGAGATGCTGGCCATGACCGGGGAAAGCCCGGACGAAACCGATGGCTGGGAAAAAGTCGATGAATCAACGCAGGATCCTTCCGTTAAAGCTGAAACTGCAGGACAAAGCGCAGAGATAAAGGACACTCCGGCGCCTGAGGCGGAACCGGCAGCAGCGGCAAAACATATCCCGTCTGAAGAAAAAAAGACCAAGGTCCAACCCGCCCCGGCGAAGAAAAAAGACGCGCAAGCCATTTCCTCCATCCGCGTTTCCACCCAGCAATTGGATTCGCTGATTGAACTGGTCGGAAAACTTATGGTTACCTATGCGGTTATCGCCCAGACCAATAGCGATAATATTTCCAAAATATATTCCAGCCTTTCCGAACTGGATAAAGTAATTCGCAACCTGCAATCGGAAGTGGATGAAATAAGGCTGGTTCCGCTGAAACAGATTTTCATGCCCATGCACAGGTTGGTGAAATCCACCTCCCAAAAACTTAACAAGCGCATCAAGTTTACCATCGCCGGTGAGGAGCTGGCACTCGATAAAACCATTGTGGAGTGTCTGAACGAACCGCTGGTCCACCTGCTGCGAAATGCTCTCGACCACGGAATTGAATCCACCGAAGACCGCCAGATGTGCGGTAAGGACGAGATCGGCAATGTTCAATTGAACGCATACCGCAAGGGCGAATTCGCTTACGTTGAAATCACCGACGACGGCAAGGGGCTTGATGCCGACATTCTGCTCAGCAAAGCTCTTGAACGCGGAATTGCCGATCCTGAAAAAAATTATAGCAATGAAGAAATTTACGAATTTATACTCCGTTCCGGATTCTCCACTGCCAGTGCGGTGACTGATATCTCGGGACGAGGAGTAGGTATGGACGCTGTGGTTGCCGCCATTCAGAATACGCTGGACGGCAAAATTTCCATCAGCAGTGAATTGGGACAGGGCTCCACCTTTACCATAGCCATTCCTTTAAGCCGTTCGGTAAATGAAGGAATCGTTGACGCACTGGTTACCACCGTCGGTCCGGAGACCTTCATCTTCCCAAGCCGGGAAATACTTGAAGTATACGAGCCTGTTGAAAACGAATTTACCGACCTGCCCGATGGCAGGGAAACAGTATGTGTGCGCGGTAAGGTCCGGCCCCTGATCCGCATGTACAAGGTTTTCGATCTTCCGGCACCGACCGAGGACGTCATTCCGAAGGTAATTTTAGTAAAACTTGGCGAGACAGTAGCCGCAATTCTTGTTGACGAGGTCCTGCGCCAGCAAAAGGCTGTGGTTACCGGATTCACATTGCCGGTAAACTCCATTTATAAACTGCCGATTCTCGGGTTCGGCATGATGGGTGAACATGATGCCCTAGTGGTGGATACGGAAACTCTTATTGCTTCACACATGGAAAACCCGGAATATTAA
- a CDS encoding Hpt domain-containing protein has translation MSEDDSLIEEFFSEVNDKYYPQVLEGIDLLDEQRIGEGIEVLSRPLHTIKGVTGFMSGFEPASTFTHKVEDFLKKMQAGEVESDLMQIALAIEAVNTIFMLIEQLRESGRFDQSLTDDIEARLSGGGQTNGAADESGINPLEIEQLPDAQIFKIMVHRLYSSEQLQAVEESLQSVNGDRRLLFDFETAESVGSSLFELLSSFAETYEIGVTGMSNHCKSTFYSWGFQRHLTVFESRETFLNKTGV, from the coding sequence ATGAGTGAAGACGATTCTCTTATTGAGGAATTTTTTTCTGAAGTAAACGATAAGTACTATCCGCAGGTACTTGAAGGTATCGACCTGCTCGATGAACAACGCATCGGAGAAGGAATCGAAGTACTTTCACGCCCTCTGCATACCATCAAAGGCGTCACCGGTTTTATGTCCGGATTTGAACCAGCCTCCACGTTTACTCATAAGGTGGAAGATTTTCTTAAAAAAATGCAGGCCGGAGAAGTTGAATCGGATCTGATGCAGATCGCATTGGCCATTGAAGCTGTGAACACAATTTTCATGCTCATCGAACAGCTGCGCGAATCAGGCCGTTTTGATCAGAGCCTTACGGATGACATCGAAGCGAGACTCTCCGGCGGAGGGCAGACAAATGGAGCGGCAGACGAATCAGGCATTAATCCCCTTGAAATCGAACAACTACCGGATGCACAGATATTTAAGATTATGGTCCACCGGCTGTACAGCTCAGAGCAGTTGCAGGCAGTTGAAGAAAGCCTGCAATCCGTAAACGGGGACAGAAGACTTCTCTTTGATTTCGAGACCGCAGAATCAGTAGGATCATCCCTTTTCGAGCTTCTGTCTTCATTTGCTGAAACCTATGAAATAGGCGTAACCGGCATGAGCAACCATTGTAAGAGTACATTTTATTCCTGGGGCTTCCAGCGCCATCTGACTGTCTTTGAAAGCAGGGAAACTTTCCTGAACAAAACCGGAGTTTGA
- a CDS encoding response regulator, with protein MRALIAEDEFVGRKLLSTFLSPLFVIDVAVNGQEAVDAFKLAYEEGNPYRLILMDIMMPIQDGLSALKEIREYEKEKGKIGHCKVIMTTALDDPKTVIRSFHDVEASAFIVKPVEREKLYEELKKIGLMNK; from the coding sequence ATGCGAGCACTCATTGCCGAAGATGAATTTGTTGGTCGAAAACTGCTCTCAACCTTCCTTTCACCGCTTTTCGTGATTGATGTAGCGGTAAACGGACAGGAAGCGGTTGATGCCTTCAAACTTGCATATGAAGAAGGCAACCCTTACAGATTGATCCTTATGGATATTATGATGCCCATACAGGATGGCTTATCCGCCTTGAAGGAGATAAGAGAATATGAAAAAGAAAAAGGAAAAATCGGGCACTGCAAGGTTATCATGACGACTGCTCTTGATGACCCCAAAACCGTAATCCGTTCTTTCCATGATGTTGAAGCTTCCGCTTTCATTGTAAAACCGGTCGAAAGAGAAAAGCTCTACGAAGAGCTGAAAAAAATCGGATTAATGAACAAATAG
- a CDS encoding RNA methyltransferase — MERQRTPQRELRVREVLAKRQKDFTLIIDNVWDPHNVSAILRSCDAFGIYGIHLYYTVSQWPELAKKSSASGKKWVERTKHSDPVKMVNGLREQGHQVLRTGFSETAKPLMDFDLSKPSAVILSNEHSGTAPELAELVPDEVYIPMQGMIQSFNVSVAAALILYHGFSQRFAKGMYDSPSFSPEEMEKLTAEWLAR, encoded by the coding sequence ATGGAAAGACAGAGAACACCCCAAAGAGAGTTAAGGGTCAGGGAAGTACTGGCAAAGCGCCAGAAGGATTTCACCCTCATCATTGATAATGTCTGGGACCCGCACAATGTTTCAGCCATTCTCAGGAGCTGTGATGCTTTCGGCATTTATGGTATTCACCTTTACTATACTGTATCACAATGGCCTGAATTGGCGAAGAAGTCTTCTGCATCCGGCAAGAAGTGGGTTGAACGCACCAAGCATAGCGATCCCGTCAAAATGGTCAATGGATTGCGTGAGCAGGGGCATCAGGTTTTGAGAACCGGTTTTTCCGAGACCGCAAAACCGTTGATGGATTTTGACCTCAGCAAACCTTCGGCTGTAATCCTTAGTAATGAGCACAGCGGAACTGCTCCCGAACTGGCAGAGCTGGTGCCCGATGAAGTATACATACCCATGCAGGGCATGATCCAGAGCTTCAACGTTTCCGTTGCCGCCGCGCTGATTCTTTATCACGGATTTTCTCAGCGTTTTGCCAAAGGAATGTACGACAGTCCTTCTTTTTCTCCCGAAGAAATGGAAAAGCTTACTGCGGAATGGCTGGCTAGATAG